The following proteins are encoded in a genomic region of Thiomonas sp. X19:
- a CDS encoding homocysteine S-methyltransferase family protein: MTNAATALPSVSTPTYTRARQLPELLRQRILILDGAMGTMIQRLKLNEAQYRGEPIGAPPGAPRRAAPTPGGAKDAWERPGASFKDFARDVKGNNELLNLTQPQIIRDIHDGYFAAGADIVETNTFGATTIAQDDYAMAGLADEMNRAAARIARASADAHSTPAKPRFVAGAFGPTPKTASISPDVNDPGARNITFEQLRAAYYEQAKALGEEGVDLFLVETIFDTLNAKAALFAIDEWFEASGERLPLVISGTVTDASGRILSGQTVPAFWASVRHAQPLAVGLNCALGAALMRPYLQELVKAAGDTFISCYPNAGLPNPMSDTGFDETPDVTSRLLHEFAAEGLVNIVGGCCGTTPEHIAAIGRAVDHQKPRLLAGRGPFY, encoded by the coding sequence ATGACAAACGCCGCCACCGCCCTTCCCAGCGTCTCCACGCCCACCTACACCCGTGCCCGGCAACTGCCCGAGCTGCTGCGCCAGCGCATCCTCATTCTCGACGGCGCGATGGGCACCATGATCCAGCGCTTGAAGCTGAACGAGGCGCAATACCGTGGCGAACCGATTGGAGCGCCCCCAGGCGCGCCGCGCCGCGCCGCGCCGACCCCCGGGGGGGCGAAGGACGCTTGGGAGCGGCCCGGCGCGTCCTTCAAGGATTTCGCCCGCGACGTGAAGGGCAACAACGAGCTGCTCAACCTGACGCAGCCGCAGATCATCCGCGACATCCACGACGGCTATTTCGCCGCCGGCGCCGACATCGTCGAGACCAACACCTTCGGCGCCACCACCATCGCCCAGGACGATTACGCCATGGCCGGACTGGCCGACGAGATGAACCGCGCCGCCGCGCGCATCGCCCGTGCCAGCGCTGACGCGCACAGCACGCCGGCCAAGCCGCGCTTCGTCGCCGGCGCTTTCGGCCCCACGCCCAAGACTGCCAGCATCAGCCCCGACGTGAACGACCCCGGTGCGCGCAACATCACCTTCGAGCAATTGCGCGCGGCCTACTACGAGCAAGCGAAGGCGCTGGGCGAGGAAGGGGTGGACCTGTTCCTGGTGGAAACCATTTTCGACACCTTGAATGCCAAGGCGGCGCTGTTCGCCATCGACGAGTGGTTCGAGGCCAGCGGCGAACGCCTGCCGCTGGTCATCAGCGGCACCGTGACCGACGCCTCCGGGCGCATCCTGTCCGGCCAGACCGTGCCCGCGTTCTGGGCCAGCGTGCGCCACGCCCAGCCCCTGGCCGTGGGGCTGAACTGCGCCCTGGGCGCCGCGCTGATGCGGCCGTATCTGCAGGAACTGGTGAAAGCTGCCGGGGACACTTTCATTTCCTGCTACCCCAACGCCGGCCTGCCCAACCCGATGAGCGACACCGGCTTCGACGAAACGCCGGACGTGACCTCGCGGCTGCTGCACGAGTTCGCCGCCGAAGGCTTGGTCAACATCGTCGGCGGCTGCTGCGGCACCACGCCCGAGCACATCGCTGCCATCGGCCGCGCGGTCGATCACCAAAAGCCACGGCTGCTGGCTGGGCGCGGCCCGTTCTACTAG
- the metH gene encoding methionine synthase, whose product MTAPADTTPPDTTTPPPLMLSGLEPLVVGPGSLFVNIGERTNVTGSKAFARMILAGEFDQALAVARQQVENGAQVVDVNMDEAMLDSQAAMVRFLNLMASEPDIARVPLMIDSSKWSVIEAGLRGVQGKAIVNSISMKEGEAEFRRQARLVRRYGAAAVVMAFDEKGQADTFRRKIEICQRAYRILVDEVGFPPEDIIFDPNIFAIATGIEEHNHYAVDFIEATAWIKKNLPGAKVSGGVSNVSFSFRGNDGVREAIHTVFLYHAIKAGMDMGIVNAGQMGVYGDLDPELRERVEDVVLDRRPDAGERLVDMAESVKGKVKDESEKNAWRVHPVEQRLSHALVHGITDFITEDTEELRARFAAEGRRPLAVIEGPLMDGMNIVGDLFGQGKMFLPQVVKSARVMKQAVAHLLPYIEEEKRLIEAAGGDVKSRGKIVIATVKGDVHDIGKNIVTVVLQCNNFDVVNMGVMVPCQEILARAKVEGADVIGLSGLITPSLEEMQYVAAEMQRDDYFRMKKIPLLIGGATTSRVHTAVKIAPHYEGPVVYVPDASRSVGITQSLLSEQAESFVAETLADYGRIRTQHAGKKQTPLVTLAQARANKLRLDWSQGLPPAPRFIGRRVFRNVDLHEVAAFIDWGPYFQTWDLAGPYPAILSDEIVGEQARKVFADAQAMLKRIVDGRWLQAHAAIGLYPANSVNEDDIVLYADASRTTELMTWHGLRQQTERPVVDGVLRPNLALADFIAPRGAGEDHIGLFAVTSGLGVEKKVEEFMAAFDDYNAILLKALADRLAEAMAEWMHLRVRTDFWGYAAGEQLSNAQLIAEQYRGIRPAPGYPACPEHSVKEAMFRVLAANDIGMSLTESWAMLPAASVSGFYLAHPQARYFHVGPVNEDQAADWERRSGRKLQAVQRAADRLV is encoded by the coding sequence ATGACCGCGCCCGCAGACACCACCCCCCCCGACACCACCACACCTCCACCGCTGATGCTGTCGGGCCTGGAGCCGCTGGTCGTTGGGCCGGGTTCGCTGTTCGTCAACATCGGTGAGCGCACCAACGTCACCGGCTCGAAGGCTTTCGCCCGCATGATTCTGGCCGGCGAGTTCGACCAGGCGCTGGCCGTGGCGCGGCAGCAGGTGGAGAACGGCGCACAGGTGGTGGACGTGAACATGGACGAGGCCATGCTCGACAGCCAGGCGGCGATGGTGCGCTTCCTCAACCTGATGGCCTCCGAGCCCGACATCGCCCGCGTGCCGCTGATGATCGACAGCTCGAAGTGGAGCGTGATCGAGGCCGGCTTGCGCGGCGTGCAGGGCAAGGCCATCGTCAACTCCATCTCCATGAAGGAAGGCGAGGCCGAGTTCCGCCGCCAGGCGCGGCTGGTGCGGCGCTACGGCGCCGCCGCCGTGGTCATGGCCTTCGACGAGAAGGGCCAGGCCGACACCTTCCGGCGCAAGATCGAGATCTGCCAGCGGGCTTACCGCATCCTGGTGGACGAGGTGGGTTTCCCGCCCGAGGACATCATCTTCGACCCCAACATCTTTGCCATCGCCACCGGCATCGAGGAACACAACCATTACGCGGTGGACTTCATCGAAGCCACGGCCTGGATCAAGAAGAATCTGCCTGGCGCCAAGGTCTCGGGCGGGGTGAGCAATGTGTCGTTCAGCTTCCGCGGCAACGACGGCGTGCGCGAGGCCATCCACACCGTGTTCCTGTATCACGCCATCAAGGCCGGCATGGACATGGGCATCGTCAACGCCGGGCAGATGGGCGTGTACGGCGACCTCGACCCCGAGTTGCGCGAACGCGTGGAGGACGTGGTGCTGGACCGCCGCCCCGACGCCGGCGAACGCCTGGTGGACATGGCCGAGTCGGTCAAGGGCAAGGTCAAGGACGAGAGCGAGAAAAACGCCTGGCGCGTGCATCCGGTGGAGCAGCGCCTGAGCCATGCGCTGGTGCATGGCATCACCGACTTCATCACCGAAGACACCGAGGAGCTGCGCGCCCGTTTCGCCGCCGAAGGCCGGCGCCCGCTGGCCGTGATCGAAGGCCCGCTGATGGACGGCATGAACATCGTCGGCGACCTGTTCGGCCAGGGCAAGATGTTCCTGCCGCAGGTGGTGAAGAGCGCGCGGGTGATGAAGCAGGCGGTGGCCCACCTGCTGCCCTACATCGAAGAGGAAAAACGCCTGATCGAGGCGGCTGGCGGCGATGTGAAGTCGCGCGGCAAGATCGTGATCGCCACGGTCAAGGGCGACGTGCACGACATCGGCAAGAACATCGTCACCGTCGTGCTCCAGTGCAACAACTTCGACGTGGTGAACATGGGCGTGATGGTGCCGTGCCAGGAGATTCTGGCGCGCGCCAAGGTGGAAGGGGCCGACGTCATCGGCCTCTCCGGCCTCATCACGCCCAGCCTGGAAGAGATGCAATACGTGGCCGCCGAGATGCAGCGCGACGACTATTTCCGCATGAAGAAGATTCCGCTGCTGATCGGCGGCGCCACCACCAGCCGGGTGCATACCGCGGTGAAGATCGCGCCGCATTACGAAGGCCCGGTGGTCTACGTGCCCGACGCCTCGCGCAGCGTGGGCATCACCCAAAGCCTGCTGTCGGAACAAGCCGAGAGTTTCGTCGCCGAGACGCTGGCCGATTACGGCCGCATCCGCACCCAGCATGCCGGCAAGAAGCAAACCCCGCTGGTGACGCTGGCGCAGGCGCGCGCCAACAAGCTCAGGCTGGACTGGTCGCAGGGCTTGCCGCCGGCGCCCAGGTTCATCGGCCGGCGGGTGTTTCGCAATGTCGATCTGCACGAGGTCGCGGCCTTCATCGACTGGGGGCCGTACTTCCAGACCTGGGATCTGGCCGGGCCCTACCCCGCCATCCTCAGCGACGAGATTGTTGGCGAGCAGGCGCGCAAGGTGTTCGCCGACGCCCAAGCCATGCTCAAGCGCATCGTCGACGGTCGTTGGCTGCAGGCCCACGCCGCCATCGGCCTCTACCCCGCCAACAGCGTGAACGAGGACGACATCGTGCTCTACGCCGACGCCAGCCGCACGACTGAACTGATGACCTGGCATGGCCTGCGCCAGCAGACCGAGCGTCCGGTGGTCGACGGCGTGCTGCGCCCGAACCTGGCGCTGGCCGATTTCATCGCGCCAAGGGGCGCGGGCGAGGACCACATCGGCCTCTTTGCCGTCACTTCCGGCCTGGGCGTGGAGAAGAAGGTGGAGGAATTCATGGCCGCGTTCGACGACTACAACGCCATCCTGCTCAAGGCCCTGGCCGACCGCCTGGCCGAGGCCATGGCGGAGTGGATGCACCTGCGCGTGCGCACCGATTTCTGGGGCTATGCGGCGGGCGAGCAACTCAGCAACGCCCAACTCATCGCCGAGCAATACCGCGGCATCCGCCCCGCCCCCGGCTACCCCGCCTGCCCGGAGCATTCGGTGAAGGAGGCCATGTTCCGCGTGCTCGCTGCCAACGACATCGGCATGAGCCTGACGGAAAGCTGGGCCATGCTGCCGGCCGCCAGCGTCAGCGGTTTCTACCTCGCCCACCCGCAGGCGCGCTACTTCCATGTCGGCCCGGTGAACGAGGACCAGGCCGCCGACTGGGAACGCCGCAGCGGGCGCAAGTTGCAGGCGGTGCAAAGGGCGGCCGACCGGCTGGTCTGA
- a CDS encoding class I SAM-dependent methyltransferase, protein MDQHQLAAEQFGATAQAYLTSAVHAQGADLQRLRELGRTQPGALALDLGCGAGHAGFALAEAGMQVTAYDLSAPMLEVVAQEAQRRGLPGLQTRQGPAERLPFGAAAFDLIVTRFSAHHWLDLPGALREARRVLRPDGTLVVVDVVAPESPLLDTLLQAVEILRDASHVRDYRVSEWRAMLQAAGFAAPETDRWTLPMVFDTWVARMRTPTLRVQAIRDVLAQAAAEARRHFQVQPDGSFLLDVAWMRSRAGASA, encoded by the coding sequence ATGGACCAACACCAACTCGCCGCCGAACAATTCGGCGCCACCGCCCAGGCCTATCTCACCAGCGCCGTGCATGCCCAGGGCGCGGACCTGCAGCGCCTGCGCGAACTCGGGCGCACCCAGCCTGGGGCACTCGCGCTCGATCTGGGTTGCGGCGCCGGGCATGCCGGCTTTGCCCTGGCCGAAGCCGGCATGCAGGTGACGGCTTACGACCTGTCCGCGCCGATGCTCGAGGTTGTGGCGCAGGAGGCGCAGCGCCGCGGCCTGCCCGGGCTGCAAACCCGCCAAGGCCCGGCCGAGCGCCTGCCCTTCGGCGCCGCCGCGTTCGACCTGATCGTCACCCGCTTCTCCGCCCACCACTGGCTGGACCTGCCCGGCGCACTGCGCGAGGCACGCCGTGTGCTGCGGCCCGACGGCACGCTGGTCGTGGTCGATGTCGTCGCGCCCGAATCGCCCCTGCTCGACACCCTGCTGCAGGCCGTGGAAATCCTGCGTGACGCCTCGCATGTCCGCGACTACCGCGTCTCCGAATGGCGCGCCATGCTGCAAGCGGCCGGGTTCGCCGCGCCCGAGACCGACCGCTGGACGCTGCCCATGGTGTTCGACACCTGGGTGGCGCGCATGCGCACCCCCACGCTGCGGGTGCAAGCCATTCGCGACGTGCTGGCCCAGGCCGCGGCGGAGGCGCGCAGGCATTTTCAGGTCCAGCCCGACGGCTCCTTCCTGCTCGATGTGGCGTGGATGCGGAGCCGGGCCGGTGCGTCGGCCTGA
- a CDS encoding cyclic nucleotide-binding domain-containing protein: MPLFRRPPASRASPTLRDWTPRIVDVLLRMPAWLRLGKTEARILAGYMDIQFVPAGIVFIRQDDPTHADGMMLLLDGEVSVEKSANQQADSLVVSIAQPGALLGEMGILNDAPRSASCVAYTDVVLALLTREALERLVSEFPPVAAKLALGIASRLAERLRSTSSKLSTLSQVTAAMHPTLDASTLAGGLKRNKARRQ, translated from the coding sequence ATGCCCTTGTTTCGCCGCCCACCCGCGTCACGCGCCTCGCCCACCCTGCGCGACTGGACGCCGCGCATCGTCGACGTGCTGCTGCGCATGCCGGCCTGGCTGCGCCTGGGCAAGACCGAAGCGCGCATCCTCGCCGGGTATATGGACATTCAGTTCGTGCCGGCCGGCATCGTCTTCATCCGCCAGGACGACCCCACCCACGCCGACGGCATGATGCTGCTGCTGGACGGTGAGGTCAGCGTGGAGAAAAGCGCCAACCAGCAGGCCGACAGCCTGGTCGTGTCCATCGCCCAGCCTGGCGCGCTGTTGGGCGAGATGGGCATTCTGAACGACGCGCCGCGCTCCGCCAGTTGCGTGGCCTACACCGACGTGGTGCTGGCGCTGCTCACGCGCGAGGCGCTGGAGCGTCTGGTCAGCGAATTTCCGCCGGTGGCCGCGAAACTGGCCCTGGGCATCGCCTCGCGCCTGGCCGAGCGCCTGCGCTCCACGTCCAGCAAGCTGTCCACGCTGTCGCAAGTGACGGCGGCCATGCATCCCACGCTCGACGCCTCCACCCTCGCCGGCGGGCTCAAGCGCAACAAGGCGCGCCGGCAGTAG
- a CDS encoding sensor domain-containing diguanylate cyclase — protein sequence MQHLTHADVFACMDRGAPLAEIMACLLEALQQRDPATLAALAAERARIADYVARVEQERNEHLDILDLAIGGSGTGVWDRDVQAGTIRYSPGWTAILGYGAGELPTQIEDSYGRIHPDDLPKVRAAMQAHFEQRTPDYTVEHRIRCKDGSYKWIASRGKVVRRDAQGKALRMVGTTTDLSALRVLSEQLQQHVDLITHLTNQVPGLVYQYRLSPQGLAAVTYASAGIRELYELTPEQVTQDPSLIERAIHPSDRAGYRASLAESAERLTPWHCEYRVRLPTQGVRWRLADARPSRLQDGSTVWHGFVTDITERKEAERQLRLLASVDDLTQLPNQRSFMARMEQELARLRRSPQARATVLMCDLDHFKRINDGYGHARGDLVLQHFAAILRSQLRKDDGVGRVGGEEFAVVLPGACPAEALLFASRVQKRTLDTPWVDGGIRIALTVSIGIATMLADDADIAASLSRSDKALYRAKRAGRNRIELGVS from the coding sequence ATGCAGCACCTCACCCACGCCGATGTTTTCGCCTGCATGGACCGGGGTGCGCCCCTGGCCGAGATCATGGCCTGCTTGCTCGAAGCCCTGCAGCAGCGCGACCCGGCCACGCTCGCGGCGCTTGCGGCGGAGCGGGCGCGCATCGCCGACTATGTCGCCCGGGTCGAACAGGAGCGCAACGAACACCTCGACATCCTGGACCTGGCCATCGGCGGCAGCGGCACCGGCGTTTGGGATCGTGACGTCCAGGCTGGAACCATTCGCTACTCCCCGGGCTGGACGGCCATTCTGGGCTATGGCGCCGGCGAGCTGCCGACGCAGATCGAGGACAGCTATGGGCGCATCCATCCCGACGACCTGCCCAAGGTCCGCGCCGCCATGCAGGCGCATTTCGAGCAGCGCACGCCCGACTACACCGTGGAGCACCGCATCCGCTGCAAGGACGGCAGCTACAAATGGATTGCCAGCCGCGGCAAGGTCGTGCGTCGCGATGCCCAGGGCAAGGCCCTGCGCATGGTGGGCACCACCACCGACCTTTCGGCCCTGCGCGTGCTCTCGGAGCAACTGCAGCAGCATGTCGATCTCATCACGCACCTGACCAACCAGGTGCCGGGCCTGGTGTACCAGTACCGCCTGTCGCCCCAGGGGCTGGCGGCGGTGACGTATGCCAGCGCCGGCATCCGCGAACTCTACGAACTCACCCCCGAGCAGGTGACCCAGGACCCGTCGCTCATCGAGCGCGCCATCCATCCGAGTGATCGGGCGGGCTACCGCGCCTCGCTCGCCGAGTCGGCCGAGCGGCTGACGCCCTGGCATTGCGAGTACCGCGTGCGACTGCCCACGCAGGGCGTGCGCTGGCGCCTGGCGGATGCGCGCCCCAGCCGCCTGCAGGACGGCAGCACCGTCTGGCACGGCTTCGTCACCGACATCACCGAGCGCAAGGAGGCCGAGCGGCAGTTGCGCCTGCTCGCCTCGGTCGATGACCTGACGCAACTGCCCAACCAACGCAGTTTCATGGCGCGCATGGAGCAGGAGCTGGCCCGCCTGCGCCGCTCGCCCCAGGCCAGGGCGACGGTCCTGATGTGCGACCTCGACCATTTCAAGCGCATCAACGATGGCTACGGGCATGCCAGGGGCGATCTGGTCTTGCAGCACTTCGCCGCCATTCTGCGCAGTCAGCTGCGCAAGGACGATGGCGTGGGTCGTGTCGGCGGCGAGGAGTTCGCCGTGGTGCTTCCCGGGGCGTGCCCGGCGGAAGCCCTGCTCTTCGCCAGCCGCGTGCAAAAGCGAACCCTTGATACCCCCTGGGTCGATGGCGGCATCCGCATCGCCCTGACCGTGAGCATCGGCATCGCCACCATGCTGGCGGACGATGCCGACATCGCCGCTTCGCTGTCACGCAGCGACAAGGCCCTCTACCGGGCCAAGCGCGCGGGGCGCAACCGCATCGAACTCGGCGTGTCTTAG
- a CDS encoding efflux RND transporter permease subunit yields the protein MNKKFTDIFIERPVLATVVSLVILVLGLRSVGLLPVLQYPYTQNAVVTITTAYPGADANLVASFITTPLENAVAQANGIDYMTSSSVQGVSTITANLRLNYDPDKALTEINTKVNSVLNQLPPAAQKPVLTVSIGQTIDAMYIGFYSDVLKPNQITDYLVRTVQPKLQAIDGVQTAELLGAKNFALRAWLNPQKLAAYGLTAADVYTALSANNYLAATGNAKGQMVQINLSANTDLKSLAGFRNMVVKSVNGQVVRLDDVANVTLGSDDYDTSVAFDGKTSVYIGIQVAPGANLLDVVARVRKAFPDIQAQLPAGLHGTIVYDSTKFVTSSIDEVVKTLFEAILIVTAVVFIFLGSLRSVIIPLIAIPLSIIGTFTVMLALGYSINLLTLLAIVLAIGLVVDDAIIVVENVSRHLEEGMTRFDAAVRAARELANPIIAMTIVLVAVYVPIGFMGGLTGALFTEFAFTLVGTVVMSAIIALTLSPMMCSRLLKAPDPQSHSWQDRLVLFLDRSFERLHKRYERTLHGSLNFLPVTAVMAVIILGSIYFLYSTSKSELAPQEDQGVLISISFNNPTATLAQRELYSRQVYDVFKTYPETDHVFQLNTPSQVIAGMVLKPWDQRSQTTNQLQPALQQKLNHIAGSQIAVFQPPSLPGARGLPVQFVITTTEPFNKLYAVSQQFLQQALKSGKFIFLQSDLRIDLPQTRIEIDRNMAAQLGLTMQEIGSALSAMLGGGYVNFFELDGRSYKVIPQVEQRFRLNPDQLKHYYARTSSGVMVPLSTVVHLKTTVQPETINHFQQLNSATVQGVPMPFVAQGQALNDLKQLAQRTLPAGYSFDYAGPSRQFEQESGGLVLTFGFALVIIFLALAAQFESFRDPIIILVSVPMAISGALLFINLGIGGASLNIYTEVGLVTLIGLISKHGILIVEFANNLQREGRTKREAIEHAAGMRLRPILMTTAAMVLGVVPLITATGAGAVSRFNMGLVIAAGLSIGTLFTLFVVPAMYMMLGADHSHEARAKALRDAEAGLATNASGTPATPQGS from the coding sequence ATGAACAAGAAATTCACCGATATTTTCATCGAGCGCCCGGTGCTGGCCACCGTGGTCAGCCTGGTGATTCTGGTGCTGGGCCTGCGCTCGGTCGGGTTGCTGCCGGTGCTGCAGTATCCCTATACGCAGAACGCCGTCGTCACCATCACCACCGCCTACCCCGGCGCCGACGCCAATCTGGTGGCCAGCTTCATCACCACGCCGCTGGAAAACGCCGTCGCCCAGGCCAACGGCATCGACTACATGACGTCGAGCAGTGTGCAAGGCGTGAGCACCATCACCGCGAACCTGCGCCTGAACTACGACCCGGACAAAGCCCTCACCGAGATCAACACCAAGGTGAACTCGGTGCTCAACCAGTTGCCGCCGGCGGCGCAAAAACCGGTGCTCACCGTGAGCATCGGCCAGACCATCGACGCCATGTACATCGGTTTTTACAGCGATGTGCTCAAGCCGAACCAGATCACCGATTATCTGGTGCGCACGGTGCAGCCGAAGTTGCAGGCCATCGACGGGGTGCAGACCGCCGAGCTGCTCGGGGCGAAGAATTTCGCCCTGCGCGCCTGGCTCAATCCGCAGAAGCTGGCGGCCTACGGCCTGACGGCGGCTGACGTCTACACGGCGCTGTCGGCCAACAACTATCTGGCCGCAACGGGCAACGCCAAGGGCCAGATGGTGCAGATCAACCTCTCGGCCAACACCGACCTGAAGTCGCTCGCCGGCTTTCGGAATATGGTGGTGAAAAGCGTGAACGGCCAGGTGGTGCGGCTAGACGACGTGGCCAACGTCACGCTGGGCTCCGACGACTATGACACTTCGGTCGCGTTCGACGGCAAGACCTCGGTCTATATCGGCATCCAGGTCGCACCAGGGGCGAATCTGCTCGACGTCGTTGCCCGCGTGCGCAAGGCCTTCCCCGACATCCAGGCGCAACTGCCCGCCGGGCTCCATGGCACGATCGTCTACGACTCGACCAAGTTCGTCACCTCGTCGATCGATGAGGTGGTGAAAACGCTGTTCGAGGCCATTCTCATCGTCACCGCGGTGGTGTTCATCTTCCTCGGTTCGCTGCGCTCGGTCATCATTCCGCTGATCGCCATTCCACTGTCCATCATCGGCACCTTCACGGTGATGCTGGCCTTGGGCTACTCCATCAACCTGCTCACGCTCTTGGCCATCGTGCTGGCGATCGGACTGGTGGTGGACGACGCCATCATCGTGGTGGAGAACGTCAGCCGTCACCTCGAGGAGGGCATGACACGCTTCGATGCCGCAGTGCGTGCGGCGCGGGAGCTGGCCAATCCCATCATCGCCATGACCATCGTGCTGGTGGCGGTGTACGTCCCCATCGGCTTCATGGGCGGGCTCACCGGCGCGCTGTTCACCGAGTTCGCCTTCACCCTGGTGGGCACGGTGGTCATGTCGGCCATCATCGCCCTCACCTTGTCGCCGATGATGTGCTCGCGCCTGCTGAAAGCGCCCGACCCGCAAAGCCACAGCTGGCAAGACCGCCTGGTGCTGTTCCTCGACCGCAGCTTCGAGCGCCTGCACAAGCGCTACGAGCGCACTCTGCACGGCTCGCTGAACTTCCTGCCGGTGACGGCGGTGATGGCCGTCATCATCCTCGGCTCCATCTATTTCCTCTACAGCACGTCCAAGTCAGAATTGGCGCCGCAGGAAGACCAGGGCGTGCTCATCTCCATCTCGTTCAACAACCCCACGGCCACCCTGGCGCAGCGCGAGCTGTATTCCAGGCAGGTCTACGACGTGTTCAAGACCTACCCGGAAACCGACCATGTGTTCCAGCTCAACACACCCAGCCAGGTGATTGCCGGCATGGTGCTCAAGCCCTGGGATCAGCGGTCGCAAACCACCAACCAACTGCAGCCGGCGCTGCAGCAAAAACTCAACCACATCGCCGGCTCGCAGATCGCCGTGTTCCAGCCACCTTCACTGCCTGGGGCGCGCGGCCTGCCGGTGCAGTTCGTCATCACCACCACCGAGCCGTTCAACAAGCTCTACGCCGTGTCGCAGCAGTTTCTGCAGCAGGCGCTCAAGAGCGGGAAGTTCATCTTCCTGCAGTCCGACCTGCGCATCGACCTGCCCCAGACGCGCATCGAGATCGACCGCAATATGGCGGCGCAGCTCGGCCTGACCATGCAGGAGATTGGCTCGGCGCTCTCGGCCATGCTGGGCGGTGGCTATGTCAACTTCTTCGAGCTGGACGGCCGCTCGTACAAGGTCATCCCGCAAGTCGAGCAGCGCTTCCGCCTCAACCCCGACCAGCTCAAGCATTACTACGCGCGCACCAGCAGCGGGGTGATGGTGCCGCTGTCCACCGTGGTGCACCTGAAAACCACGGTGCAGCCCGAGACCATCAACCACTTCCAGCAGCTCAACTCGGCCACCGTCCAGGGCGTGCCCATGCCCTTCGTGGCGCAGGGCCAGGCGCTCAATGACCTCAAGCAACTGGCGCAGCGCACCCTGCCGGCCGGCTACAGCTTCGACTATGCTGGCCCTTCGCGCCAGTTCGAGCAGGAATCGGGTGGCCTGGTGCTGACCTTCGGTTTCGCCCTGGTCATCATTTTCCTGGCGCTGGCGGCGCAGTTCGAGAGCTTCCGCGACCCCATCATCATCCTGGTGTCGGTGCCCATGGCCATCTCCGGCGCGTTGCTGTTCATCAACCTCGGCATTGGTGGTGCGTCCCTCAACATCTACACCGAGGTCGGCCTGGTCACGCTCATCGGCTTGATTTCCAAGCACGGCATTCTGATCGTGGAATTCGCCAACAACCTGCAGCGTGAAGGCCGAACCAAGCGCGAGGCCATCGAGCACGCCGCCGGCATGCGCCTGCGTCCCATCCTGATGACCACCGCCGCCATGGTCCTCGGCGTCGTTCCGCTCATCACCGCCACGGGCGCCGGCGCCGTCAGCCGCTTCAACATGGGCCTGGTGATCGCCGCCGGCTTGTCCATCGGCACGCTGTTCACCCTGTTCGTGGTGCCGGCGATGTACATGATGCTGGGTGCCGACCACAGCCACGAAGCCCGCGCCAAGGCATTGCGCGACGCCGAGGCCGGCCTGGCAACGAACGCCTCTGGTACTCCCGCCACCCCGCAAGGCAGCTAA
- a CDS encoding helix-turn-helix domain-containing protein yields MVEPSATPAELAPAATPEQQRQHLGDFIRLHRQRLQPQAAGVAASARRRTPGLRREELAQLCAVSTTWITWLEQGRAVAASAAVLARLALALQLSAAERAYVFDLAGRRDPAEPLQASRAAPAVLRSVQALQCPAYVLDRRWDVVAANALARDLFLDWGGAGAEAGLAPTPPAAKRAGARGARAELPALPPNLLQFLFLFPPARELIHDWEARAQRLVAEFRADCARHADSPPLAELIAALAAASPDFERCWRSQDVLAREGGERRFQHPRLGARVYEQLTLRPAVRSDLKLVMLLPQA; encoded by the coding sequence ATGGTCGAACCCAGCGCAACCCCCGCAGAACTCGCGCCCGCCGCCACGCCCGAGCAGCAACGCCAGCACCTGGGCGATTTCATTCGCCTGCACCGTCAGCGCCTGCAGCCGCAGGCCGCCGGCGTGGCGGCTTCGGCGCGGCGCCGCACGCCCGGTTTGCGGCGCGAGGAACTGGCGCAACTTTGCGCGGTGAGCACGACCTGGATCACCTGGCTGGAGCAGGGGCGCGCCGTGGCCGCCTCCGCGGCGGTGCTGGCGCGGCTGGCGCTGGCGCTGCAGTTGTCTGCCGCCGAGCGCGCCTATGTGTTCGACCTTGCCGGGCGGCGCGACCCGGCCGAGCCGCTGCAGGCAAGCCGGGCCGCCCCCGCCGTGCTGCGCAGCGTGCAGGCGTTGCAATGCCCGGCCTATGTGCTCGACCGTCGCTGGGACGTGGTGGCGGCGAACGCGCTGGCCCGTGACTTGTTTCTCGACTGGGGTGGCGCGGGCGCTGAGGCAGGGTTGGCGCCCACGCCACCCGCAGCCAAGCGCGCCGGGGCGCGCGGAGCCAGGGCCGAACTGCCCGCGTTGCCACCCAATCTGCTGCAGTTCCTGTTTCTGTTTCCACCGGCACGCGAGCTGATTCACGACTGGGAGGCGCGCGCGCAGCGCCTGGTGGCCGAGTTTCGCGCCGACTGCGCGCGCCATGCGGACAGCCCGCCGCTGGCGGAGCTGATCGCAGCGCTGGCGGCCGCCAGCCCCGACTTCGAGCGCTGCTGGCGAAGCCAGGACGTGCTGGCGCGCGAGGGCGGCGAGCGCCGCTTCCAACACCCACGGCTCGGCGCGCGGGTCTACGAGCAACTGACCTTGCGCCCTGCCGTGCGCAGCGACCTCAAACTGGTGATGCTGTTGCCGCAGGCGTGA